One Cryptomeria japonica chromosome 9, Sugi_1.0, whole genome shotgun sequence genomic window carries:
- the LOC131060228 gene encoding vacuolar protein sorting-associated protein 32 homolog 2 isoform X2, with amino-acid sequence MLEKKEGVLQKRIAAEIEKAKEFTRAKNKRAAIQCLKRKRLYEVQVEQLGNFQLRIHDQMIMLEGAKATTETVDALRTSAAAMKAMQKATNIDDVDKTMDEINEQTENMKQIQEALSTPIGAAADFDEDELEAELEELEGAELEEQLMQPATIAPTTKLPPIPGKQPTQPASQKATPSSAEEDELAALQAEMAL; translated from the exons ATGCTGGAAAAGAAAGAAGGAGTGTTGCAAAAGAGAATTGCAGCAGAGATTGAGAAAGCCAAGGAGTTTACACGGgcaaagaacaaaagag CGGCTATACAATGTTTGAAGAGAAAGAGACTTTATGAGGTGCAAGTTGAGCAATTGGGAAATTTTCAATTACGTATTCATGATCAG ATGATTATGCTGGAAGGTGCAAAAGCTACAACAGAGACTGTGGATGCACTGAGAACTTCAGCTGCTGCCATGAAAGCAATGCAGAAAGCAAC GAACATTGATGATGTGGACAAGACCATGGATGAGATCAATGAACAGACAGAGAACATGAAACAGATTCAGGAAGCATTATCTACACCAATTGGTGCTGCTGCGGATTTTGATGAG GATGAACTTGAGGCTGAATTGGAGGAACTGGAGGGAGCAGAGCTCGAAGAGCAACTTATGCAACCAGCCACAATTGCCCCAACTACAAAATTGCCTCCAATTCCAGGAAAACAACCCACACAACCTGCATCTCAGAAAGCTACTCCAAGTTCTGCTGAAGAAGATGAACTTGCTGCTCTGCAGGCAGAGATGGCACTATAG